The following are encoded together in the bacterium genome:
- a CDS encoding nuclear transport factor 2 family protein: MGNGRNLATACTLLVVLAACGHDPARDAEAIRARLTAWPQAWNARDLRAVCDLFAPDVVLTFPGGPDRDHAAMCAGFRRLFARTDETLRYDPPAITEIMVDGDLAAVRLVWTARSTGAGIAGERVDEEQGLDVFQRQPDGQWRIRVSQAHPRAEPR, translated from the coding sequence ATGGGAAACGGACGCAACCTGGCGACCGCCTGCACCCTGCTCGTCGTCCTCGCGGCGTGCGGCCACGATCCCGCCCGCGACGCCGAGGCCATCCGCGCCCGCCTGACGGCGTGGCCGCAGGCCTGGAACGCCCGCGACCTGCGCGCGGTGTGCGACCTCTTCGCGCCCGACGTCGTGCTGACCTTCCCCGGCGGACCCGACCGCGACCACGCGGCCATGTGCGCGGGCTTCCGCAGGCTCTTCGCACGCACCGACGAGACCCTACGCTACGATCCGCCGGCCATCACCGAGATCATGGTCGACGGCGACCTCGCGGCCGTGCGCCTCGTCTGGACGGCGCGGAGCACCGGCGCGGGGATCGCCGGCGAGCGCGTCGACGAGGAGCAGGGGCTCGACGTGTTCCAGCGCCAGCCGGACGGGCAGTGGCGCATCCGCGTGTCGCAGGCCCATCCGCGCGCCGAGCCGCGTTGA
- a CDS encoding acyl--CoA ligase, which produces MSIADAHALLNQPGSPLEITEATIRGVRTKVWKNAPPTLREVFAGTARHAARDALVYENDRVTYAAYRAAAVTLARRLVADGVQKGDRVAILMRNLPEWPIAFWGAVLAGAIVTPLNAWWTGPELEYGLVDSGASIAIMDVERWERVREHVDACPALRRIYVARTTDDVADPRVERLEAVFGRPNDWAGLREEAPPELPIEPDDDVTIFYTSGTTGKPKGAVISHRNIVSNMLNAANAQARTYLRRGERPPLPDPDAPQKAILLSVPFFHATGCFAVMLPSAMGGAKLVMQRRWDVDAALGLIERERVTSAGGVPTIAWQILEHPRFDAYDLSSLETLSYGGAPAAGDLVRRIRERFPKVQPGQGWGMTETSATAVSNYAEDYLLRPTSCGVPSMTGEAMIMSPEGQRLPVGAVGELWYKGPIVVRGYWQKPQATAETFVDGWVKTGDLARMDEEGFLYIVDRAKDMLIRGGENIYCVEVENALYDHPAVMDAAVVGLPHHTLGEEPAAVVHLKPGAKADEQELRHWVSQKIAAFKVPVRVAFWPETLPRNANGKIMKRELRRAFPDVAFPS; this is translated from the coding sequence ATGTCGATCGCCGACGCGCATGCGCTGCTGAACCAGCCCGGCAGCCCGCTCGAGATCACCGAGGCGACGATCCGCGGCGTGCGCACGAAGGTGTGGAAGAACGCGCCGCCGACGCTGCGCGAGGTCTTTGCCGGGACCGCGCGCCATGCGGCCCGCGACGCCCTCGTCTACGAGAACGACCGCGTCACCTACGCCGCCTATCGCGCCGCGGCGGTGACGCTCGCCCGGCGCCTCGTCGCCGACGGCGTGCAGAAGGGCGACCGCGTCGCGATCCTCATGCGCAACCTGCCCGAGTGGCCGATCGCCTTCTGGGGCGCGGTGCTGGCGGGCGCCATCGTGACGCCGCTCAACGCCTGGTGGACGGGGCCGGAGCTGGAGTACGGCCTCGTCGACTCCGGCGCCTCGATCGCCATCATGGACGTCGAGCGCTGGGAGCGCGTGCGCGAGCACGTCGACGCCTGCCCGGCGCTGCGCAGGATCTACGTCGCGCGCACGACCGACGACGTCGCCGACCCGCGCGTGGAGCGGCTCGAGGCCGTATTCGGGCGGCCGAACGACTGGGCGGGGCTGCGCGAGGAAGCGCCGCCGGAGCTGCCGATCGAGCCCGACGACGACGTCACGATCTTCTACACCTCGGGCACGACCGGAAAGCCGAAGGGCGCCGTCATCAGCCACCGCAACATCGTCTCGAACATGCTCAACGCGGCCAACGCGCAGGCGCGAACGTACCTGCGGCGCGGCGAGCGGCCGCCGCTGCCCGATCCGGACGCGCCGCAGAAGGCGATCCTCCTCTCGGTGCCGTTCTTCCACGCGACCGGGTGCTTCGCCGTCATGCTGCCGTCGGCGATGGGCGGTGCGAAGCTCGTCATGCAGCGGCGCTGGGACGTCGACGCCGCGCTCGGGCTCATCGAGCGCGAGCGCGTCACCAGCGCGGGCGGCGTGCCGACCATCGCCTGGCAGATCCTGGAGCATCCGAGGTTCGACGCCTACGACCTGTCGTCGCTCGAGACCCTGTCGTACGGCGGCGCGCCGGCGGCGGGCGACCTCGTGCGCCGCATCCGCGAGCGCTTCCCGAAGGTGCAGCCGGGACAGGGCTGGGGCATGACCGAGACCTCGGCGACGGCGGTCTCGAACTACGCCGAGGACTACCTGCTGCGCCCGACCAGCTGCGGCGTGCCGTCGATGACCGGCGAGGCGATGATCATGTCGCCCGAAGGCCAGCGCCTGCCGGTCGGAGCGGTGGGCGAGCTCTGGTACAAGGGCCCGATCGTCGTGCGCGGCTACTGGCAGAAGCCGCAGGCCACCGCCGAGACCTTCGTCGACGGCTGGGTGAAGACCGGCGACCTCGCGCGCATGGACGAGGAGGGCTTCCTCTACATCGTCGACCGCGCGAAGGACATGCTGATCCGCGGCGGCGAGAACATCTACTGCGTCGAGGTCGAGAACGCGCTCTACGACCACCCCGCAGTGATGGACGCCGCGGTCGTCGGCCTGCCGCACCACACGCTCGGCGAGGAGCCGGCGGCGGTGGTGCATCTGAAGCCCGGCGCGAAGGCCGACGAGCAGGAGCTGCGGCACTGGGTGTCGCAGAAGATCGCGGCGTTCAAGGTGCCGGTGCGGGTCGCGTTCTGGCCCGAGACGCTGCCGCGCAACGCGAACGGCAAGATCATGAAGCGCGAGCTGCGGCGGGCGTTCCCGGACGTCGCCTTCCCGAGCTGA
- a CDS encoding transporter, with protein MRDHRPEEERRRPRATAALPLLALLLLLPATATSSGATSLVGEMARAFDRRIFPTPGGRFTQLVTPVVQRLALAGIDLPPIATSPSFYWSYDADGVPTRSRGALGSMFAERASTLGARRWDVGLAVRHADLEKFDGAPLANQLTVTSRVPFGDGVVRQRFAAADFRLRLDMLDVAVTYGVTDRWDVNLLVPVVVSDLTLAGEATAQVAGSFAGPPVHEAVGVDGTRAGVGDLLLRTKYRFLDHGAGRLAALATLRLPSGDPDDFHGTGDTRLGAALIASRDFRGNDLHLNLGWVLDATDLQRSRATYALGVAIRAAEPVTLLLDLLGASTVVDDEFTVADGRFPQQYGFDELVRGRANGVVYAAIPRADVVNLAVGTKIALGPWFVTAVSAVVPLTRDSLRPDVMVAWSLEAAF; from the coding sequence GTGCGGGACCATCGACCCGAGGAGGAACGACGCCGGCCGCGGGCGACGGCCGCCCTGCCGCTGCTCGCCTTGCTGCTCCTGCTCCCCGCCACGGCCACGTCCTCCGGCGCGACGTCACTCGTGGGCGAGATGGCGCGGGCGTTCGACCGCCGCATCTTCCCCACCCCCGGCGGCCGCTTCACGCAGCTGGTGACGCCGGTCGTGCAACGGCTCGCCCTGGCGGGCATCGACCTGCCGCCGATCGCGACCAGCCCGTCGTTCTACTGGAGCTACGACGCCGACGGCGTCCCGACCCGCTCGCGCGGCGCGCTCGGCTCGATGTTCGCCGAGCGCGCGAGCACGCTCGGCGCCCGCCGCTGGGACGTCGGCCTCGCCGTGCGTCACGCGGACCTCGAGAAGTTCGACGGCGCGCCGCTCGCGAACCAGCTCACGGTCACCAGCCGGGTGCCGTTCGGCGACGGCGTCGTGCGCCAGCGCTTCGCGGCGGCGGACTTCCGGCTGCGGCTCGACATGCTCGACGTCGCGGTCACCTACGGCGTCACGGATCGCTGGGACGTGAACCTCCTCGTCCCCGTCGTGGTCTCGGACCTGACGCTCGCGGGCGAGGCGACGGCACAGGTCGCGGGCTCGTTCGCGGGCCCGCCGGTGCACGAGGCCGTCGGTGTCGACGGCACCCGCGCCGGCGTCGGCGACCTCCTCCTGCGCACGAAGTATCGCTTCCTCGACCACGGCGCAGGCCGGCTCGCCGCGCTCGCCACGCTGCGCCTGCCCTCCGGCGACCCCGACGACTTCCACGGCACGGGCGACACCCGCCTCGGCGCCGCCTTGATCGCCTCCCGCGATTTTCGTGGCAACGATCTCCACCTGAACCTCGGCTGGGTTCTCGATGCGACCGACCTCCAACGCTCCCGCGCGACCTACGCCCTCGGCGTCGCCATCCGCGCGGCCGAGCCGGTGACGCTCCTCCTCGACCTGCTCGGCGCCTCCACCGTCGTCGACGACGAATTCACCGTCGCCGACGGCCGCTTTCCCCAGCAGTACGGCTTCGACGAGCTCGTCCGCGGCCGCGCCAACGGCGTCGTGTACGCGGCCATCCCCCGCGCCGACGTCGTCAACCTCGCCGTCGGGACCAAGATCGCCCTGGGACCGTGGTTCGTCACCGCGGTCTCCGCGGTCGTCCCGCTGACGCGCGATTCGCTGCGCCCGGACGTCATGGTGGCGTGGAGCCTGGAAGCTGCGTTCTGA
- a CDS encoding M23 family metallopeptidase, with protein MECRRLAAYVLFFLAALHAGVSGAAGRTLTIPDAFTPVLVGFVGDRTAPVKATDGRWHVVYELWLTNARPVPATLTRLTVLDYDQQSRVLATLEGATLREAMHDLATRPVTDLSLAPNESKLAYVALAFDALATVPDAIVHRLEGTGAASPAARAPAPMRYLAAPWDIAETTPVVLGPPLAGDAWVVANGCCSGRGAHRGAILPVGGRLRDAQRFAIDWMRVDAEGRLLRGDPAKVESYLAYDQPLLAVADGTVVEVADRFDDQLPGSLPDPQTVTIENVDGNHVILDIGNGLYVFYAHMKKGSVRPQRGERVRRGQEIGRLGNTGNSSAPHLHLHVMNAPSALAADGLPYVFDRFTLRGTLDAERWYDAKSTLEETYRLLPASGGAGPRQDELPLDLDVVDFPAAP; from the coding sequence ATGGAATGTCGCCGGCTGGCCGCGTACGTCCTCTTCTTCCTTGCCGCCCTGCACGCCGGGGTGAGCGGCGCCGCGGGCCGCACGCTGACGATCCCGGACGCCTTCACGCCCGTGCTGGTCGGCTTCGTCGGCGACCGGACGGCGCCGGTGAAGGCCACCGACGGGCGCTGGCACGTCGTCTACGAGCTCTGGCTGACGAACGCCCGACCGGTGCCGGCCACGCTGACGCGACTCACGGTCCTCGACTACGACCAGCAGAGCCGCGTGCTCGCGACCCTCGAGGGCGCGACCCTGCGCGAGGCGATGCACGACCTCGCGACCCGCCCCGTCACCGACCTCTCGCTCGCGCCCAACGAGTCGAAGCTCGCGTACGTCGCGCTGGCCTTCGACGCCCTCGCCACGGTGCCCGATGCGATCGTGCATCGTCTCGAGGGCACCGGCGCCGCCAGCCCCGCGGCGCGTGCACCGGCGCCCATGCGCTATCTCGCCGCCCCCTGGGACATCGCCGAGACGACGCCGGTCGTGCTGGGGCCGCCGCTCGCCGGCGACGCCTGGGTGGTCGCGAACGGCTGCTGCAGCGGGCGCGGCGCGCATCGCGGCGCGATCCTCCCCGTCGGCGGCCGCCTGCGCGACGCGCAGCGCTTCGCGATCGACTGGATGCGTGTCGACGCCGAGGGCCGCCTCCTCCGCGGCGACCCGGCCAAGGTCGAGAGCTACCTCGCCTACGACCAGCCGCTGCTCGCCGTCGCCGACGGCACCGTCGTCGAGGTGGCAGACCGCTTCGACGATCAGCTCCCGGGCTCGCTCCCCGACCCGCAGACCGTCACCATCGAGAACGTCGACGGCAACCACGTGATCCTCGACATCGGCAACGGGCTCTACGTCTTCTATGCCCACATGAAGAAGGGCAGCGTGCGCCCGCAGCGCGGCGAGCGCGTACGGCGCGGGCAGGAGATCGGCCGCCTCGGCAACACCGGCAACTCGTCGGCGCCGCACCTCCACCTGCACGTCATGAACGCCCCCTCGGCGCTCGCCGCCGACGGCCTGCCCTACGTGTTCGACCGCTTCACCCTGCGCGGCACGCTCGACGCCGAGCGCTGGTACGACGCGAAGAGCACGCTCGAGGAGACGTATCGTCTGCTGCCGGCCAGCGGCGGCGCAGGCCCGCGCCAGGACGAGCTGCCGCTCGATCTCGACGTCGTCGACTTCCCCGCCGCACCGTAG
- a CDS encoding nuclear transport factor 2 family protein yields the protein MSDVVLACSPCDDARTEALLRLLRAAAVDVDAADDTARGPDAARRARCVVVAWSACSVELPWMRTVAREGARREVLVSVLLDDVLPPVRARAAAPIDLRDWTGSGRHPGIAALRAGIGAALAQGDEPWPPLDLEATGRPAGAAPPDAADSAALASPADGGGMDLAAAAASAVEAVADAAPRLAGVKSRRLRVYRRVATFAGGLALVGQILSSSIDVFDFLPIVPPNDPTRLVVGVMNVRAEGDAPGWAVVVTRDRLNAILNRFGAIEVMSKQQIAFVQDRDEVSEIEAARRLGIERMISGTLSVVGRRWKLMVEVVDPARGSLTQTEEEEGSEETFAVMHNRLAARLVRRLGVKFEAAEIDELVRLQPMADADHFRRLMESMGEFPDEPAPPPGDQEGRWHLLAPASAAAASPDEDAIRRLLEEYRQALEAEDMRRLDRIHVADDPRLRGALARYLANADHLDVDFSDVVVAIDGDTALATFTRRDAFRDAATGQEVRMELRVSNALVRRDGTWLIQGAKR from the coding sequence ATGAGCGACGTCGTGCTCGCCTGCTCGCCGTGCGACGACGCCCGGACCGAGGCGCTCCTGCGCCTCCTGCGTGCCGCCGCCGTCGACGTCGACGCGGCCGACGACACCGCCCGCGGGCCGGACGCGGCCCGCCGCGCCCGCTGCGTCGTGGTGGCGTGGTCGGCGTGCTCGGTCGAGCTGCCGTGGATGCGCACGGTCGCACGCGAGGGCGCACGGCGCGAGGTCCTCGTCTCCGTGCTGCTCGACGACGTGCTGCCGCCGGTGCGTGCGCGGGCGGCGGCCCCGATCGACCTGCGTGACTGGACGGGCAGCGGACGCCATCCGGGCATCGCGGCGCTGCGGGCGGGCATCGGCGCGGCGCTGGCGCAGGGCGACGAGCCGTGGCCGCCGCTCGATCTCGAGGCCACCGGACGCCCCGCCGGCGCCGCGCCTCCGGACGCGGCCGACTCCGCCGCGCTGGCGTCGCCGGCCGACGGCGGCGGCATGGATCTCGCCGCTGCGGCGGCGAGCGCCGTCGAGGCGGTCGCCGATGCGGCTCCGCGTCTCGCGGGGGTGAAGTCGCGGCGCCTCCGGGTCTATCGGCGCGTGGCGACGTTCGCCGGCGGGCTCGCCCTGGTCGGGCAGATCCTCTCGTCGAGCATCGACGTCTTCGACTTCCTCCCGATCGTGCCGCCCAACGACCCCACTCGCCTCGTCGTCGGAGTCATGAACGTGCGCGCCGAGGGCGACGCCCCGGGATGGGCGGTCGTGGTCACACGCGATCGGCTGAACGCGATCCTGAACCGCTTCGGCGCCATCGAGGTGATGTCGAAGCAGCAGATCGCCTTCGTCCAGGACCGCGACGAGGTCTCGGAGATCGAGGCGGCACGCCGGCTCGGCATCGAGCGCATGATCTCCGGAACGCTCTCGGTCGTGGGCCGGCGCTGGAAGCTCATGGTCGAGGTCGTCGACCCGGCGCGCGGCAGCCTCACGCAGACGGAGGAGGAGGAGGGCTCCGAGGAGACCTTCGCCGTCATGCACAATCGCCTCGCCGCCAGGCTGGTGCGCCGGCTCGGCGTCAAGTTCGAGGCCGCCGAGATCGACGAGCTGGTGCGCCTCCAGCCCATGGCGGATGCCGATCACTTCCGCCGCCTCATGGAGAGCATGGGCGAGTTTCCCGACGAGCCGGCGCCGCCGCCGGGCGACCAGGAGGGGCGCTGGCACCTGCTGGCGCCGGCCAGCGCGGCGGCCGCGAGCCCCGACGAGGACGCGATCCGCCGCCTGCTGGAGGAGTACCGCCAGGCGCTCGAGGCCGAGGACATGCGACGCCTCGATCGCATCCACGTCGCCGACGACCCGCGGCTGCGCGGCGCGCTCGCGCGCTATCTGGCGAACGCGGACCACCTCGACGTCGACTTCAGCGACGTCGTCGTGGCCATCGACGGCGACACCGCGCTGGCGACGTTCACCCGCCGCGACGCCTTCCGCGACGCCGCGACCGGGCAGGAGGTCCGTATGGAGCTGCGGGTGAGCAACGCGCTGGTGCGGCGCGACGGGACGTGGCTGATCCAGGGGGCGAAGCGCTAG
- a CDS encoding aspartate aminotransferase family protein gives MTDLAALFRRHVCQTSDAPMGLVVGEARGAIVCDAGGGEWLDLLAGMGVANVGHAHPAVVAAITAQAARHLHVMVYGEMVQDAQVRLATRLATLLPAPLSVTYFTSSGAEAVDGALKTARKHTGRRRFVAFEGAFHGDTWGALSVGGNPLYRAPFEPLLPEVAFLPFDDVAALETIGDDVAAVIVEPVQAEGGVRIPSPDFLPALRRRCDATGALLVFDEVVTAFGRTGRLFALEHSGVVPDLLVLAKALGGGMPLGAFVGSPAILGTLAHDPPLAHVTTFGGHPVSCAAGGAALDVLLREGLVARAAALGEHLRTALAAHVPRGGLARVRGLGMLLGLEFADAAACARFVARARDARLILGWTLHRDVVVRLAPPLVLTDDQAADALGRIAAALG, from the coding sequence GTGACGGATCTCGCCGCGCTCTTCCGCCGGCACGTCTGCCAGACCTCGGACGCCCCGATGGGCCTGGTGGTAGGTGAGGCGCGCGGCGCGATCGTGTGCGACGCCGGCGGCGGCGAGTGGCTCGATCTGCTCGCAGGCATGGGCGTCGCCAACGTCGGCCACGCGCATCCCGCGGTGGTCGCGGCGATCACGGCGCAGGCGGCGCGGCACCTGCACGTCATGGTCTACGGCGAGATGGTGCAGGACGCGCAGGTACGGCTCGCGACGCGCCTGGCGACGCTGCTGCCCGCGCCGCTGTCGGTCACCTACTTCACGTCGAGCGGCGCGGAGGCCGTCGACGGCGCGCTCAAGACCGCGCGCAAGCACACCGGGCGCCGGCGCTTCGTCGCCTTCGAGGGGGCGTTCCACGGCGACACGTGGGGGGCGCTGTCGGTCGGCGGCAACCCGCTCTACCGGGCGCCGTTCGAGCCGCTGCTGCCCGAGGTCGCGTTCCTGCCCTTCGACGACGTCGCCGCGCTGGAGACGATCGGCGACGACGTGGCCGCGGTGATCGTCGAGCCGGTCCAGGCCGAGGGCGGCGTGCGCATCCCGTCGCCGGACTTCCTGCCGGCGCTGCGCCGCCGCTGCGACGCCACCGGCGCGCTGCTCGTCTTCGACGAGGTGGTGACGGCGTTCGGGCGTACGGGGCGGCTCTTCGCCCTGGAGCACTCCGGCGTGGTGCCCGACCTGCTCGTGCTCGCGAAGGCGCTCGGGGGCGGCATGCCGCTCGGGGCCTTCGTCGGCTCGCCGGCGATCCTCGGCACGCTCGCGCACGATCCGCCGCTGGCGCACGTGACGACGTTCGGCGGCCACCCCGTGTCGTGCGCCGCGGGCGGCGCGGCGCTCGACGTGCTGCTGCGCGAAGGCCTCGTCGCACGCGCCGCCGCGCTCGGCGAGCACCTGCGGACCGCGCTGGCGGCGCACGTTCCCCGCGGCGGCCTCGCCCGGGTGCGCGGCCTCGGCATGCTGCTCGGGCTCGAGTTCGCCGACGCGGCCGCGTGCGCCCGCTTCGTCGCCCGGGCGCGCGACGCGCGGCTGATCCTGGGCTGGACGCTCCACCGCGACGTCGTCGTGCGGCTGGCACCGCCGCTCGTGCTGACGGACGACCAGGCGGCCGACGCGCTCGGGCGCATCGCCGCCGCCCTCGGCTAG
- a CDS encoding peroxiredoxin: MDRPRPHSLVAATLVAVLLVAGCGQTRRPDGGVGLLPVGAKAPDLVGEDADGKPVRLSDVRGKLAVVYFYPKDGTPGCTTQACAFRDAFDKLAQAGIVVFGVSRDSAERHRAFRAEHHLPFPLVADESGDVAAAYGVPSKFVVLTDRVTFLVDAEGNVARVWPEVDPAVDARRVQDAAAELRGTPPAS, from the coding sequence ATGGATCGCCCGCGCCCGCATTCCCTCGTCGCCGCGACCCTCGTCGCGGTGCTGCTCGTCGCCGGCTGCGGCCAGACGCGGCGCCCGGACGGCGGCGTCGGGCTGCTGCCGGTCGGCGCCAAGGCGCCGGACCTCGTCGGCGAGGACGCCGACGGCAAGCCCGTGCGGCTCTCCGACGTGCGCGGCAAGCTCGCCGTCGTCTACTTCTACCCGAAGGACGGCACGCCCGGGTGCACCACGCAGGCGTGCGCCTTCCGCGACGCTTTCGACAAGCTGGCGCAGGCGGGCATCGTCGTGTTCGGCGTGTCGCGCGATTCCGCCGAGCGCCATCGCGCGTTCCGTGCGGAGCACCATCTGCCGTTCCCGCTGGTCGCGGACGAGTCGGGCGACGTCGCGGCGGCGTACGGCGTGCCGAGCAAGTTCGTCGTGCTGACGGACCGCGTGACGTTCCTGGTCGACGCCGAGGGCAACGTCGCGCGCGTCTGGCCCGAGGTCGACCCCGCCGTCGACGCCCGGCGTGTCCAGGACGCGGCGGCCGAGCTGCGCGGGACGCCGCCCGCGAGCTGA
- a CDS encoding sterol desaturase family protein: MLTKRTDTRAFEITQPPTKRDRVRAEAVARIPWWYSPWGHLAFPSLVGIGAIVASLALLEQPSWREWLTVPIVLVLINFNEWYIHRNILHRRTWPLEVLFWRHTPEHHVIFVRNDMAMRATREFRLVLIPFYGIVAIFFTTLPITLALWFLVGHNVALLWVASTMGYTVAYEWLHLSYHLADDNPIGRSPAIRWLRRFHALHHTPELMQKWNFNVTVPLADLVLRTNFKGAPPA; encoded by the coding sequence GTGCTGACGAAGAGGACGGACACCCGCGCATTCGAGATCACCCAGCCGCCGACGAAGCGGGACCGGGTGCGGGCCGAGGCCGTCGCACGCATCCCGTGGTGGTACAGCCCGTGGGGACACCTCGCGTTCCCCTCGCTGGTCGGCATCGGGGCGATCGTCGCGTCGCTGGCGCTGCTCGAGCAGCCCAGCTGGCGCGAGTGGCTGACGGTGCCGATCGTGCTCGTGCTGATCAACTTCAACGAGTGGTACATCCACCGCAACATCCTGCACCGCCGCACCTGGCCGCTCGAGGTGCTGTTCTGGCGGCACACGCCCGAGCACCACGTCATCTTCGTGCGCAACGACATGGCCATGCGCGCGACGCGCGAGTTCCGGCTGGTGCTGATCCCATTCTACGGCATCGTCGCCATCTTCTTCACGACGCTGCCGATCACGCTCGCGCTCTGGTTCCTCGTCGGCCACAACGTCGCGCTGCTCTGGGTGGCGTCGACGATGGGCTACACGGTCGCGTACGAGTGGCTGCACCTCTCGTACCACCTGGCCGACGACAACCCGATCGGCCGCAGCCCCGCGATCCGCTGGCTGCGTCGCTTCCACGCCCTGCACCACACGCCGGAGCTGATGCAGAAGTGGAACTTCAACGTGACGGTGCCGCTCGCCGACCTCGTGCTGCGCACCAACTTCAAGGGCGCGCCGCCCGCCTGA